In Uranotaenia lowii strain MFRU-FL chromosome 2, ASM2978415v1, whole genome shotgun sequence, one genomic interval encodes:
- the LOC129747782 gene encoding uncharacterized protein DDB_G0284459-like isoform X2, with product MFFIFFRIYLVIKVKKVKKVKKVKKVKKVKKVKKVKKVKKVKKCQKSQKSQKSQKSQKSQKSQKSQKSQKSQKSQKSQKSQKSQKSQKSRKSQKSQKSQKSQKSQKSQNSQKSQKSQKSQKSQKSQESQKSQKSQKCQKSQKSQKSKKSQKSQKSQKSRKSQKSQKIKKVKKVKKVKKVKKVKKVKKVKKVKKSKKSKKSKKSKKSKKSKKSKKSKKSKKSKKSKKSKKSKKSKKVKKIKKVKKVKKSQKSQKSQKSQKSQKSQKSLKSQKSLKSEKGQKSQKSQKSQKSQKNKKSQKSQKIKKGQKSQKSQKSQKSQKSQKSQKSQKSQKSQKSQKSQKSQKSQKSQKSQKSQKSQKSQKSQKSQKSQKSQKSRKSQESQKNQKSQKSQKSQKSQKIQKRQKKSKKSKKSKKSKKSKKSKKSKKSKK from the exons atgtttttcattttttttcgaatttatttagtcataaaagtcaaaaaagtcaaaaaagtaaaaaaagtcaaaaaagtcaaaaaagtcaaaaaagtcaaaaaagtcaaaaaagtcaaaaaagtcaaaaaatgtcaaaaaagtcaaaaaagtcaaaaaagtcaaaaaagtcaaaaaagtcaaaaaagtcaaaaaagtcaaaaaagtcaaaaaagtcaaaaaagtcaaaaaagtcaaaaaagtcaaaaaagtcaaaaaagtcaaaaaagtcgaaaaagtcaaaaaagtcaaaaaagtcaaaaaagtcaaaaaagtcaaaaaagtcaaaacagtcaaaaaagtcaaaaaagtcaaaaaagtcaaaaaagtcaaaaaagtcaagaaagtcaaaaaagtcaaaaaagtcaaaaatgccaaaaaagtcaaaaaagtcaaaaaagtaaaaaaagtcaaaaaagtcaaaaaagtcaaaaaagtcgaaaaagtcaaaaaagtcaaaaaatcaaaaaagtcaaaaaagtcaaaaaagtcaaaaaagtgaaaaaagtcaaaaaagtcaaaaaagtcaaaaaagtcaaaaagtcaaaaaagtcaaaaaagtcaaaaaagtcaaaaaagtcaaaaaagtcaaaaaagtcaaaaaagtcaaaaaagtcaaaaaagtcaaaaaagtcaaaaaagtcaaaaaagtcaaaaaagtcaaaaaaagtcaaaaaaa tcaaaaaagtcaaaaaagtcaaaaaaagtcaaaaaagtcaaaaaagtcaaaaaagtcaaaaaagtcaaaaaagtcaaaaaagtctaaaaagtcaaaaaagtctaaaaagtgaaaaaggtcaaaaaagtcaaaaaagtcaaaaaagtcaaaaaagtcaaaaaaataaaaaaagtcaaaaaagtcaaaaaatcaaaaaaggtcaaaaaagtcaaaaaagtcaaaaaagtcaaaaaagtcaaaaaagtcaaaaaagtcaaaaaagtcaaaaaagtcaaaaaagtcaaaaaagtcaaaaaagtcaaaaaagtcaaaaaagtcaaaaaagtcaaaaaagtcaaaaaagtcaaaaaagtcaaaaaagtcaaaaaagtcaaaaaagtcaaaaaagtcaaaaaagtcaaaaaagtcgaaaaagtcaagaaagtcaaaaaaatcaaaaaagtcaaaaaagtcaaaaaagtcaaaaaagtcaaaaaattcaaaaaaggcaaaaaaagtcaaaaaagtcaaaaaagtcaaaaaagtcaaaaaagtcaaaaaagtctaaaaagtcaaaaaagtctaaaaagtga
- the LOC129747782 gene encoding uncharacterized protein DDB_G0284459-like isoform X1 translates to MFFIFFRIYLVIKVKKVKKVKKVKKVKKVKKVKKVKKVKKVKKCQKSQKSQKSQKSQKSQKSQKSQKSQKSQKSQKSQKSQKSQKSQKSRKSQKSQKSQKSQKSQKSQNSQKSQKSQKSQKSQKSQESQKSQKSQKCQKSQKSQKSKKSQKSQKSQKSRKSQKSQKIKKVKKVKKVKKVKKVKKVKKVKKVKKSKKSKKSKKSKKSKKSKKSKKSKKSKKSKKSKKSKKSKKSKKVKKIKKVKKVKKVKKVKKVKKSQKSQKSQKSQKSQKSQKSLKSQKSLKSEKGQKSQKSQKSQKSQKNKKSQKSQKIKKGQKSQKSQKSQKSQKSQKSQKSQKSQKSQKSQKSQKSQKSQKSQKSQKSQKSQKSQKSQKSQKSQKSQKSRKSQESQKNQKSQKSQKSQKSQKIQKRQKKSKKSKKSKKSKKSKKSKKSKKSKK, encoded by the exons atgtttttcattttttttcgaatttatttagtcataaaagtcaaaaaagtcaaaaaagtaaaaaaagtcaaaaaagtcaaaaaagtcaaaaaagtcaaaaaagtcaaaaaagtcaaaaaagtcaaaaaatgtcaaaaaagtcaaaaaagtcaaaaaagtcaaaaaagtcaaaaaagtcaaaaaagtcaaaaaagtcaaaaaagtcaaaaaagtcaaaaaagtcaaaaaagtcaaaaaagtcaaaaaagtcaaaaaagtcaaaaaagtcgaaaaagtcaaaaaagtcaaaaaagtcaaaaaagtcaaaaaagtcaaaaaagtcaaaacagtcaaaaaagtcaaaaaagtcaaaaaagtcaaaaaagtcaaaaaagtcaagaaagtcaaaaaagtcaaaaaagtcaaaaatgccaaaaaagtcaaaaaagtcaaaaaagtaaaaaaagtcaaaaaagtcaaaaaagtcaaaaaagtcgaaaaagtcaaaaaagtcaaaaaatcaaaaaagtcaaaaaagtcaaaaaagtcaaaaaagtgaaaaaagtcaaaaaagtcaaaaaagtcaaaaaagtcaaaaagtcaaaaaagtcaaaaaagtcaaaaaagtcaaaaaagtcaaaaaagtcaaaaaagtcaaaaaagtcaaaaaagtcaaaaaagtcaaaaaagtcaaaaaagtcaaaaaagtcaaaaaagtcaaaaaaagtcaaaaaaa tcaaaaaagtcaaaaaagtcaaaaaagtcaaaaaagtcaaaaaagtcaaaaaaagtcaaaaaagtcaaaaaagtcaaaaaagtcaaaaaagtcaaaaaagtcaaaaaagtctaaaaagtcaaaaaagtctaaaaagtgaaaaaggtcaaaaaagtcaaaaaagtcaaaaaagtcaaaaaagtcaaaaaaataaaaaaagtcaaaaaagtcaaaaaatcaaaaaaggtcaaaaaagtcaaaaaagtcaaaaaagtcaaaaaagtcaaaaaagtcaaaaaagtcaaaaaagtcaaaaaagtcaaaaaagtcaaaaaagtcaaaaaagtcaaaaaagtcaaaaaagtcaaaaaagtcaaaaaagtcaaaaaagtcaaaaaagtcaaaaaagtcaaaaaagtcaaaaaagtcaaaaaagtcaaaaaagtcaaaaaagtcgaaaaagtcaagaaagtcaaaaaaatcaaaaaagtcaaaaaagtcaaaaaagtcaaaaaagtcaaaaaattcaaaaaaggcaaaaaaagtcaaaaaagtcaaaaaagtcaaaaaagtcaaaaaagtcaaaaaagtctaaaaagtcaaaaaagtctaaaaagtga